The following proteins come from a genomic window of Bactrocera tryoni isolate S06 chromosome 1, CSIRO_BtryS06_freeze2, whole genome shotgun sequence:
- the LOC120780510 gene encoding E3 ubiquitin-protein ligase RNF123, translating into MSIAKLFVKVFGEDIFEQISTVEKQQPEDDDDEAGCSASQDTPKPPKLDEMKLPEQMVLVRNWLNERLNVIELNSVHAIKTQRVDMVSRLGPEQTICDIDFTSTVRISADRLSLRSQGSFNTIKANVCVYGGRWMYEVLLHSKGVMQIGWCSNKCTFNENSGVGDTKWSYGYDGSKQQIWHISTSKYGDKWQIGDIIGVIIDVENEKIEYFRNGHTMGVAFTKLERGPGISFFPAVSLGYNQGVQVNFGNVPFKYPVEGFLPIQPKPIVRLQKADLLLGYLVNLSSVLAHNPTCKKKDHIEGKISTKKTVYVVFTTLLIEKLTHVLFDPYVIEDKLLPHIVNLCTTINATDKDPAIIPGTPESTLGVLLSILWNYLENEEVKYVMRKLVNALLSTYTHTHTALDYGKQKHAITILTCICTHTQTRKTYLEYKFFKKHCLALLMYIRPPEYKYMQQLVPDPIVWTEGVGGPKQKYLAQVEKIAKATESLYNAQKNLLILLLTNTDGDELAPSSRKIFISKLRRYVMDLSMEQRPFHSFFLMQSSIMHPMDSTVALSFICILIDATKLLFERELPAATVEVRPEYFFDGTFEYQHFDRVGGVLSHLRKVHRNDISTHLGAERAHELLEEDRTMMRVGELVDPSMFLTTTNLNNIAIVGAQGGPAATFTHFFNPRLNPVPDPSPGNSNTESSLSEMFDICVLYYYSVGHKYIVKISSVRDEIAALNEVLRETKFYREDVERKLKVLEDHASVCMNENHSSIVSDLKQKFSQRENVFAKRSIELARKQTWYRAVALGKQRRMTIVWLLEKTLHTLNASSQLGPLFSFVPEVYVNILPILLDTVMDFSHHDLYVQFEITDAECAVNLSAEFLGLHSADPRIILASCKDSLLQALGTLTCHKAGVRALERASKKSQVALVKSLLRPYENRAWGQSNWLLLRFWLGDGYAYRDSRQPSIWQGGNQPIQMGLCRSRAKNETHTGLLHHIAPANPSHHFQKLIGQKLSEDEPFATAFLNSVLSQLNWAFSEFILLLQEIQNTAHRQENAVFEPKQLKICSMCFELTVSLMRCLEMIITVAPDIFQEPSRSNSDLILNRVCQLISQVLSRVTVPPGCFQFIVDMCSSDLNSVTHFPIITAALGILLALLRSELDTDRNPQKVTRITRALLTDPSFQFANLEFALGEIKTPILQQTEIPRGNFDPQTRAHIDPLTNDVRVPVPSTSSKRIRADPPIIKFALSDYPTHVTPAEIEEVRRLIEMLRLKQSLLSDITLPSEDSLCPICCAKPITVIFTPCKHQSCSNCIMQHLMNSKVCFYCKTLIQTIETNEGTVIYNNNEYTSAPTFFEI; encoded by the exons ATGTCAAtagcaaaattatttgtaaaagttttcgGTGAGGATATTTTCGAACAGATTAGTACGGTTGAGAAACAACAGCCAGAGGATGATGACGATGAGGCTGGTTGCTCAGCTTCTCAAGATACTCCAAAGCCACCTAAACTGGATGAAATGAAACTACCTGA GCAAATGGTCCTTGTAAGGAATTGGCTAAACGAACGTCTCAATGTCATAGAATTAAATAGTGTACATGCTATAAAAACGCAGCGCGTGGACATGGTCTCAAGGCTTGGTCCAGAACAGACAATATGTGATATTGATTTTACATCGACAGTGCGGATATCAGCCGATAGGCTATCGCTTCGTTCACAGGGTAGTTTCAATACTATTAAAGCAAATGTTTGCGTTTATGGTGGGCGCTGGATGTATGAG GTTCTTCTTCATAGCAAAGGCGTAATGCAAATTGGTTGGTGCTCCAACAAATGCACTTTTAATGAAAACAGCGGTGTTGGCGATACAAAATGGAGCTATGGTTATGATGGTAGCAAGCAACAGATATGGCATATTTCAACATCAAA ATATGGCGATAAATGGCAAATTGGCGATATAATTGGTGTCATCATCGatgttgaaaatgaaaaaattgaatattttcgcAATGGCCATACCATGGGTGTTGCTTTCACCAAACTAGAACGCGGCCCTGGTATATCATTTTTTCCTGCCGTTTCACTTGGTTATAATCAAGGTGTACAAGTAAATTTCGGCAATGTGCCCTTTAAATATCCTGTTGAAGGTTTTTTGCCAATACAACCGAAGCCAATTGTACGCCTACAAAAAGCTGATCTCCTGCTTGGTTATTTAGTAAATTTGTCGTCTGTGTTAGCACACAATCCGACGTGCAAGAAAAAGGATCACATTGAAGGTAAAATATCCACTAAGAAAACAGTTTATGTTGTGTTTACAACACTGCTGATTGAGAAGCTTACACATGTGCTGTTCGATCCATACGTCATCGAGGACAAATTGCTGCCGCATATTGTAAATTTGTGTACGACTATAAA TGCAACCGATAAGGATCCGGCTATAATACCGGGTACACCTGAAAGCACATTGGGTGTGCTGCTATCTATATTGTGGAATTATTTGGAAAATGAGGAAGTGAAATATGTCATGCGTAAATTGGTGAATGCATTGTTgtctacatatacacacacacataccgcTCTGGATTATGGGAAGCAAAAGCATGCCATCACGATACTCACATGTATATGTACGCATACACAAACGAGAAAAACATATCTGGagtacaaatttttcaaaaaacattg TTTGGCTTTACTAATGTATATACGTCCacctgaatataaatatatgcagcaACTAGTGCCCGATCCGATTGTTTGGACAGAGG GTGTTGGCGGTCCGAAGCAAAAATATCTGGCGCAAGTTGAGAAAATAGCTAAAGCCACCGAAAGCCTTTATAATGCGCAGAAAAATCTCCTAATACTATTACTCACTAACACGGATGGTGACGAGTTGGCGCCGTCgagtcgaaaaatatttatatccaAATTGCGTCGTTACGTTATGGACCTTAGTATGGAGCAGCGA CCTTTCCATTCGTTCTTCCTTATGCAATCTAGCATAATGCATCCGATGGATTCCACAGTGGCGCTATCATTTATTTGCATACTCATCGATGCCACCAAGTTGCTGTTTGAGCGTGAATTGCCTGCCGCAACTGTTGAGGTCAGACCGGAGTATTTTTTCGATGGTACATTTGAATATCAGCATTTCGATCGGGTGGGTGGTGTGCTGTCGCATTTACGTAAGGTGCATCGCAATGATATATCGACACATTTGGGTGCTGAACGCGCACATGAGCTATTAGAAGAGGATCGCACCATGATGCGTGTGGGCGAGCTAG TTGATCCAAGTATGTTTCTTACAACGACAAATCTTAACAATATCGCAATAGTAGGCGCGCAGGGCgg TCCTGCTGCCACCTTTACACATTTCTTCAATCCGCGTTTGAATCCTGTGCCAGATCCATCGCCTGGTAATAGCAATACGGAGAGTTCGCTCTCGGAAATGTTCGATATCTGCGTGCTCTACTACTATTCGGTCGGACATAAGTATATTGTTAAG ATATCATCGGTGCGTGATGAAATTGCGGCATTAAACGAGGTCCTCCGCGAAACCAAATTTTATCGTGAGGACGTTGAGCGCAAATTGAAAGTGTTGGAAGATCATGCTAGTGTCTGTATGAATGAAAATCATTCCAGTATAGTTTCAGATCTAAAGCAGAAATTTAGTCAGCGTGAAAATGTGTTCGCT AAACGTTCCATTGAATTGGCGCGCAAGCAGACTTGGTATCGTGCGGTTGCGCTGGGCAAACAACGACGCATGACCATTGTGTGGTTGCTGGAAAAAACGCTGCATACATTAAAT GCCTCCTCACAACTTGGTCCCTTGTTCTCATTTGTACCTGAAGTGTATGTCAATATACTGCCAATTTTATTAGATACTGTAATGGATTTTAGTCATCATGATCTCTATGTGCAGTTTGAGATAACTg acGCCGAGTGTGCCGTCAACTTGTCTGCTGAATTCCTCGGCTTACATTCCGCTGATCCACGCATCATTTTGGCCTCATGCAAGGATTCGCTGCTGCAAGCGCTGGGCACATTAACTTGTCATAAAGCTGGGGTGCGCGCTTTGGAGCGTGCGTCAAAGAAAAG TCAAGTTGCGCTGGTGAAATCTCTCCTGCGGCCGTATGAAAATCGCGCCTGGGGTCAAAGTAATTGGCTActattgcgtttttggcttggCGATGGCTATGCATACCGCGATTCGCGACAACCAAGCATATGGCAGGGTGGTAATCAACCCATACAAATGGGATTGTGTCGCAGTCGTGCCAAAAACGAAACGCACACCGGTCTGTTGCATCATATTGCGCCGGCGAATCCATCGCATCACTTTCAAAAGTTAATCGGTCAAAAACTCTCAGAAGATGAGCCATTCGCAACGGCTTTCCTCAACTCGGTGCTCAGCCAGCTTAATTGGGCATTTTCGGAGTTTATTTTGCTGTTGCaggag ATACAAAACACAGCACATCGCCAGGAGAATGCCGTTTTCGAGCCGAAACAGTTGAAAATATGTTCGATGTGTTTTGAGTTAACGGTTTCTTTGATGCGTTGCTTGGAAATGATCATTACAGTGGCGCCAGACATTTTCCAAGAACCATCGCGTTCCAACAGCGATTTGATATTGAATCGTGTATGTCAGTTGATTAGTCAGGTGTTGTCGCGCGTCACAGTGCCACCGGGTTGCTTTCAATTCATCGTCGATATGTGCTCGTCAGACTTGAATTCGGTAACACATTTCCCCATTATAACCGCCGCGCTGGGCATCTTATTGGCATTACTGCGCTCCGAACTCGACACGGATCGCAATCCACAGAAG GTAACGCGCATCACACGCGCCCTACTCACCGATCCCAGCTTTCAATTTGCCAATTTGGAGTTCGCTTTGGGCGAGATTAAAACGCCCATATTGCAACAGACCGAAATACCACGCGGAAATTTCGATCCACAAACGCGCGCGCATATCGATCCGCTAACCAACGATGTGCGCGTACCGGTGCCATCGACCTCATCGAAAAGAATACGCGCCGATCCGCCGATCATTAAATTTGCGCTCTCTGATT ATCCCACACATGTCACGCCGGCTGAAATCGAAGAAGTGCGTCGTCTCATTGAAATGTTACGTTTGAAACAATCACTACTCTCAGATATCACATTGCCTTCGGAGGATTCGCTTTGTCCGATTTGTTGTGCCAAACCGATAACGGTGATTTTCACGCCTTGCAAACATCAATCGTGCAGCAATTGCATTATGCAACATCTCATGAATTCCAAGGTGTGCTTCTATTGCAAGACCCTTATACAAACTATCGAAACCAATGAGGGCACAGtgatttacaacaacaacgaatatACATCAGCACCAACATTCTTTGAGATTTAG
- the LOC120782425 gene encoding E3 UFM1-protein ligase 1 homolog, with protein sequence MSADWDEIKRLAADFQKAQLTSTLQRLSERNCIEIVTLLLKKNLLQAFFTNDGKEYITPDQLEREVQDELYVNGGRINLVEVSKTLNVDLSRIEEIAGRIAENDPEIHFMLGQLINEQYITHIAEEANERLAQKGEITVSDLTQQFDLPSDFLQHDVMEKHLGKIIRGRQDASNPRVFFTQAYIQRCKAKIRGALKAITRPTNVATILQQINVQEKIFHSLFDEIAPAGHVTSKQTNAQYIPNIYTKMQADWVNSFYKQNGFLEYDGVAKLGISDPKQFIRKQLPNEDIIYLKRCAIGTKVIDLTVLSSLNECSATKSYIDLATILPSNMSEEDIEEIFETIMARKGATPGNFVFLQSIVFSQQYLNDLIQPCHEMAHANAKTAVDSGIYQQYLAEKQLSGKSAASQDYDDDSKTDKREERRKKAASGKAGGGSQGRETKTKSTKKHQRGGRGNAGDSDDEQESRSGASKKSAKSFELVKLAEIVKIINKPLEEDGLEYLSDTIAALHHSQLNQVALTKAQELFEATPQTNRRQTHAAIQERINTLLVDLRLYEKGLKLLPADVQPQVVKYLLKSLGNDICNELTAYIASECNLNTKITNFNVDQRNKIAQECDPEYKVALLEINKALNKTIDDFVLATEAVLRTCSMIIKKVDKKKDRQLILQHKEKLLQQLQETVEPALVLHLASLILFTTITGCIIHASGKFVAQILAFIRPQLSNEQNEQLMQYHDLVLKLLQAKDDSDEAKIINEQLQSLQNAIKDLAASYEKPGTSKTE encoded by the exons ATGAGCGCTGATTGGGATGAAATTAAACGTCTGGCTGCTGATTTCCAGAAAGCCCAATTAACATCGACATTGCAACG GCTTTCCGAACGTAATTGCATAGAAATTGTTACgttattgttgaaaaaaaatttattacaagcCTTTTTCACCAACGATGGCAAAGAGTATATTACACCAGATCAATTGGAACGCGAAGTGCAGGATGAACTATATGTGAACGGGGGACGTATTAATCTAGTAGAAGTCAGCAAAACGCTCAATGTTGATTTGTCACGA ATAGAAGAAATTGCTGGTCGCATTGCTGAAAACGACCCTGAGATACATTTCATGTTGGGTCAGTTAATTAACGAGCAATACATCACACATATCGCAGAAGAAGCCAACGAACGCCTAGCACAGAAGGGCGAAATAACTGTTTCGGACCTGACACAGCAATTTGACTTGCCGTCCGATTTTTTGCAGCATGATGTTATGGAAAAACATTTGGGCAAGATCATACGCGGTCGGCAAGATGCATCCAATCCCCGTGTCTTTTTCACCCAGGCATATATTCAACGTTGCAAAGCTAAAATACGTGGCGCTCTCAAAGCTATTACTCGTCCAACCAACGTAGCAACCATTTTGCAACAAATCAAtgttcaagaaaaaatttttcattctcTATTTGATGAGATTGCACCTGCCGGTCATGTGACATCGAAACAAACAAATGCACAATATATTCCAAATATCTACACAAAAATGCAA GCAGACTGGGTAAATtcattttataagcaaaacgGTTTTCTGGAGTATGATGGTGTTGCTAAATTGGGTATTTCTGATCCGAAACAGTTTATACGGAAACAATTACCCAATGAGGACATTATTTACTTGAAACGCTGTGCAATTGGCACTAAAGTAATCGATCTCACTGTTCTAAGTTCATTAAATGAATGTAGTGCTACAAAAAGTTACATTGACTTGGCCACCATATTACCATCTAACATGTCAGAAGAAGACATAGAAGAGATATTTGAAACGATAATGGCAAGGAAAGGTGCCACGCCCGGAAATTTTGTATTCCTTCAGAGCATCG tattctcgcaacaatatttgAATGATCTTATACAACCCTGTCACGAAATGGCACATGCAAATGCCAAAACTGCAGTTGACAGCGGCATTTATCAACAATATCTAGCTGAAAAACAGCTATCAGGCAAATCAGCGGCTTCACAAGACTATGATGATGATTCCAAAACAGACAAGCGAGAGGAGCGACGCAAAAAGGCAGCATCAGGAAAAGCTGGTGGAGGTAGTCAAGGCCGTGAAACTAAAACTAAATCGACAAAAAAGCACCAACGCGGTGGACGTGGAAATGCAGGCGATAGCGATGATGAACAAGAATCACGCAGTGGTGCAAgcaaaaaaagtgcaaaatctTTCGAATTGGTAAAGTTGgctgaaattgtaaaaattattaacaagcCTTTGGAAGAGGATGGATTGGAATATCTCTCAGACACCATAGCAGCACTGCATCATAG TCAATTAAATCAAGTAGCATTGACGAAAGCACAAGAATTGTTCGAAGCAACACCACAAACAAATCGCAGACAAACGCATGCAGCAATACAAGAACGCATTAATACACTGCTCGTTGATTTGCGCTTATATGAGAAGGGTTTAAAG CTCCTACCGGCCGATGTACAACCGCAGGTGGTCAAATATTTGCTCAAATCGCTTGGTAATGACATTTGTAATGAATTGACCGCCTATATCGCCAGCGAATGCAatttaaatacgaaaataaCCAATTTCAATGTTGATCAGCGCAACAAAATAGCACAAGAGTGTG ATCCAGAATACAAGGTAGCCTTATTGGAAATCAACAAAGCACTAAATAAAACAATAGATGACTTCGTTTTGGCTACTGAAGCCGTATTAAGAACATGTAGCATGATAATTAAGAAGGTTGATAAGAAAAAGGATCGTCAACTTATACTACAACACAAAGAGAAGCTGCTACAACAATTACAGGAAACTGTAGAGCCTGCGTTGGTGTTGCACTTGGCTTCCTTAATATTGTTCACAACAATAACGGGTTGTATAATACACGCTTCCGGTAAATTCGTCGCACAGATACTCGCTTTCATACGTCCCCAGTTAAGTAATGAGCAAAATGAACAACTTATGCAGTACCATG AtcttgttttgaaattgttgcaaGCGAAGGATGACAGCGACGAAGCGAAAATCATAAACGAGCAATTACAAAGTCTACAAAATGCCATTAAGGATTTGGCGGCGAGCTATGAGAAGCCTGGTACTTCCAAAACTGAATGA
- the LOC120777353 gene encoding PAX3- and PAX7-binding protein 1 isoform X2: MSDEDEPEADEDEREGKHRFSKPEHLKQMLESGSIPDAAMIHAARKRRQKAREQGDFIPVEEPKEPVKKGSRLAREDVEGDNSDDEERMDMTVATAKKEREERREQFYAVENNDYSDEDSDREMHEWENQQIRKGVTGAQLVSAQHDAVLSRFMIKPAAANALEYAPEQQSTSTLLEQAYAKSALQKPQQILSGSTKPKKEKIKAASMRTPKEIHDAIRTRLTKLQEVNQKHLSDIERIVNDLKILKLEELDCTQKAPTAAAKYRFYQELKCYAADLVDCLTEKTPTINELEKRTLLVYSKHQNFLIERRRQDVRDQAKEMAEASKPAGSRRAPESEEQIRRAAEREGRRTRRRCEREKNELLTSHLDGMSSDDETSDRYQEQLKTNLEQIQKESEAIFNDVNDDFYKVELILMKFYAWRKTDIESYKDAFVSICLPKVLGPLVRLEMLSWSPLLDEYKDIEKMNWYSACMLYAGGEDETEATLRLDPDVNLVPTIIEKIVLPKMTDIVNQCWDPLSTTQTLRLIGFINRLARDFPLKDSSKQLQQLFEKILEKMKLALENDVFIPIFPKQVQEAKTSFFQRQFCSGLKLFRNFLSWQGILADKPLREMAIGLLLNRYLLLAMRVCTANDAITKAYIIVNTLPTVWLQPDSETLQNLQLLIAYIKQTLDAFDANNPLFIQTSDKAKQILQRLHSY, translated from the exons ATGTCAGACGAAGATGAACCCGAAGCAGATGAAGATGAGCGTGAGGGAAAACATCGTTTTTCAAAGCCTGAACACCTAAAACAAATGTTAGAAAGCGGTTCTATACCCGATGCCGCCATGATACACGCTGCACGGAAACGTCGACAGAAAGCGCGAGAACAAG GTGATTTTATACCAGTCGAGGAGCCAAAAGAGCCAGTGAAGAAAGGCAGCCGGTTGGCACGTGAAGATGTGGAGGGTGATAATTCTGACGACGAAGAGCGTATGGACATGACAGTTGCGACTGCCAAAAAGGAACGTGAAGAGCGACGTGAACAATTTTACGCCGTGGAAAACAACGATT ATTCCGATGAAGATTCCGATCGCGAAATGCATGAGTGGGAGAATCAACAAATACGTAAAGGTGTAACCGGCGCCCAATTGGTGAGTGCACAACATGACGCGGTGCTCTCACGCTTCATGATAAAGCCTGCAGCTGCCAATGCATTAGAATATGCGCCAGAACAACAATCGACTTCGACACTGTTGGAACAAGCCTATGCTAAGAGTGCTCTGCAGAAGCCTCAACAAATATTGAGCGGGTCAACGAAGCCGAAAAAGGAAAAGATTAAGGCCGCTTCTATGCGCACACCGAAGGAGATACACGATGCAATACGTACACG TTTAACGAAATTACAAGAAGTTAACCAAAAACACTTGAGTGATATTGAACGTatagtcaatgatttgaagatattaaagttagaGGAATTAGATTGTACGCAGAAAGCGCCAACAGCGGCAGCTAAATACCGTTTTTATCAAGAACTTAAATGCTACGCTGCCGATTTGGTGGATTGTCTGACGGAGAAG ACACCAACAATCAATGAATTGGAGAAACGCACTTTACTGGTATATTCAAAGCATCAAAACTTTCTCATTGAGCGTCGCCGTCAGGATGTGCGCGATCAGGCAAAGGAAATGGCAGAGGCTTCAA AACCTGCTGGCTCACGCCGTGCACCCGAATCGGAGGAGCAAATTAGACGTGCCGCGGAGCGCGAAGGCAGACGTACGCGTCGTCGTTGTGAACGTGAAAAAAATGAACTGCTGACATCACATTTGGATGGCATGTCTAGTGATGATGAGACATCGGATCGCTACCAGGAGCAATTGAAAACTAACTTAG agCAAATACAAAAGGAATCAGAGGCAATATTTAATGATGTAAATGATGACTTTTATAAAGTCGAAttgatattaatgaaattttatgctTGGCGCAAAACTGACATTGAATCCTACAAAGATGCTTTTGTTAGTATATGCCTGCCTAAG GTTCTTGGTCCTCTTGTGCGTTTGGAAATGCTCTCCTGGTCCCCACTGCTCGATGAATATAAAGATATTGAGAAAATGAACTGGTATTCAGCTTGTATGCTTTATGCTGGTGGTGAGGATGAAACCGAAGCAACTTTAAGACTTGATCCCGATGTCAATTTGGTGCCAACGATTATCGAGAAAATTGTGCTACCCAAAATGACAG ATATTGTGAATCAATGCTGGGATCCATTATCAACAACACAGACATTACGTTTAATTGGTTTTATAAATCGTTTGGCACGGGATTTTCCACTTAAAGATAGTTCAAAACAGTTGCAGCAATTGTTTGAgaagattttagaaaaaatgaaGCTAGCTTTGGAAAACGATGTCTTCATACCGATATTCCCCAAACA agtACAAGAGGCAAAAACTTCGTTTTTCCAACGTCAATTTTGTAGCGGACTAAAACtgtttcgaaattttcttaGCTGGCAGGGTATCTTAGCAGATAAACCCTTGCGTGAAATGGCAATCGGTTTATTACTCAATCGCTATCTATTGCTTGCAATGCGG gTTTGCACAGCCAACGATGCAATAACTAAAGCCTACATCATAGTTAATACATTGCCAACAGTTTGGTTGCAACCGGATTCGGAGACATTGCAGAATTTACAGTTACTAATTGCGTACATCAAACAGACTTTGGACGCATTCGATGCAAATAATCcactttttat ACAAACTAGTgataaagcaaaacaaatactGCAACGGTTACATAGCTACTAA